A genome region from Panicum virgatum strain AP13 chromosome 4K, P.virgatum_v5, whole genome shotgun sequence includes the following:
- the LOC120702804 gene encoding probable protein phosphatase 2C 54, protein MCAEEPEDTERLGFGEEGVEEAAESPLGQMERVCENTTSADFRQNKLSNFVPVLRSGDWSDIGGRQYMEDAHVCIPDLAKNFGFPSLNSEVVSFYGVFDGHGGKDAAHFVRDNLPRVIVEDSDFPLQLEKVVRRSFIQIDGQFAETCSHHSSGTTALTAMIFGRSLLVANAGDCRAVLSRGGTAIEMSMDHRPCSLTEKLRIESLGGYVDDGYLNGLLGVTRALGDWHLEGMKEVGEPGGPLSAEPELKIITLTKDDEFLIIGSDGIWDVFSNQNSVDFARRRLQEHNNVKLCCKEIVEEAIRRGASDNLTAVLVSFHVEAPPQIKVDRPGRVARSISADGLNSLRILLGRK, encoded by the exons ATGTGCGCGGAGGAGCCGGAGGACACGGAAAGGCTCGGTTTCGGAGAGGAAGGGGTCGAGGAGGCCGCCGAATCCCCCCTGGGTCAG ATGGAGAGAGTTTGTGAAAACACAACTTCTGCTGATTTCAGGCAGAATAAGTTAAGCAATTTTGTTCCAGTGCTCCGATCAGGAGATTGGTCTGATATTGGAGGTCGCCAATACATGGAAGATGCCCATGTGTGCATTCCGGACCTAGCTAAGAACTTCGGTTTCCCATCATTGAATAGTGAAGTTGTTTCCTTCTATGGG GTATTTGATGGTCATGGTGGAAAAGATGCTGCCCATTTCGTTCGCGATAATTTACCAAGGGTAATTGTGGAAGATTCAGATttccctcttcagcttgaaaAGGTTGTCAGGAGGTCTTTTATTCAGATTGATGGCCAGTTTGCTGAGACATGCTCTCACCATTCCTCTGGCACAACTGCACTTACAGCAATGATTTTTGGAAG GTCTCTTCTGGTTGCTAATGCTGGTGATTGTAGGGCGGTTCTTTCCCGGGGTGGCACTGCAATTGAAATGTCCATGGACCACAGGCCTTGTAGCCTCACTGAAAAATTGCGCATAGAATCACTTGGTGGCTATGTTGATGATGGCTATCTGAACGGTTTGTTAGGAGTCACTAGAGCTCTTGGTGACTGGCATCTTGAGGGTATGAAAGAAGTTGGCGAACCAGGAGGTCCCCTGAGTGCTGAACCAGAGCTCAAGATCATCACATTGACAAAGGACGACGAGTTCTTGATAATTGGCAGTGATGGAATCTGGGACGTCTTCTCAAACCAAAATTCCGTGGACTTTGCACGGAGGCGCCTCCAAGAGCACAACAATGTGAAACTATGCTGCAAGGAAATCGTTGAGGAAGCAATAAGGCGAGGGGCCAGTGACAACTTAACCGCAGTGTTGGTTTCGTTCCATGTGGAGGCCCCTCCCCAGAT